A portion of the Streptomyces sp. YPW6 genome contains these proteins:
- a CDS encoding roadblock/LC7 domain-containing protein, producing the protein MNPDLSWVLNDLLQVPGARHAILVSADGLLLANSSEIGRDDAETVAAAMSSMQSLSRAVAPFIGTRDPGRWRQTLLEYEDGWIFLIAAGSGAYLAATAAADVDMEAMSFRMQQQVTALGKAMTTPPRRTADSEI; encoded by the coding sequence GTGAACCCCGATCTGTCCTGGGTGCTCAACGACCTGCTCCAGGTACCCGGCGCCCGGCACGCGATCCTGGTGTCCGCCGACGGCCTGCTGCTCGCCAACTCCAGCGAGATCGGCCGGGACGACGCGGAGACCGTCGCCGCGGCCATGAGCTCCATGCAGTCCCTCAGCCGGGCCGTCGCCCCCTTCATCGGGACCCGCGACCCGGGCAGGTGGCGGCAGACGCTCCTGGAGTACGAGGACGGCTGGATCTTCCTGATCGCCGCGGGCAGCGGCGCCTACCTCGCCGCCACCGCCGCCGCCGACGTGGACATGGAAGCGATGTCCTTCCGGATGCAGCAGCAGGTCACCGCCCTGGGCAAGGCGATGACCACGCCGCCCCGCCGAACCGCGGACAGCGAGATATGA
- a CDS encoding DUF742 domain-containing protein, translating into MTAPGEEQQVSSGFVRSYVITGGRGLPDAEDLSLVTLVTLAPDRQPPPNPSPEVKAIWELCSGGYLSVAEVAGHLGLPVGVARLLLQDLHQQGHLLRRKAPPPAQLVDRKILEEVLHGLQVRFG; encoded by the coding sequence ATGACGGCGCCGGGCGAGGAGCAGCAGGTCAGCAGCGGGTTCGTCCGGTCCTATGTCATCACCGGCGGGCGGGGGCTGCCGGACGCGGAGGATCTCTCCCTCGTCACGCTCGTCACGCTGGCTCCCGACCGTCAGCCGCCGCCGAACCCGAGCCCCGAGGTCAAGGCGATCTGGGAGCTGTGCTCCGGCGGCTACCTCTCGGTGGCCGAGGTCGCCGGGCACCTGGGCCTGCCGGTCGGCGTGGCCCGTCTCCTGCTCCAGGATTTACACCAGCAGGGACACCTGCTGCGCCGGAAGGCGCCGCCCCCGGCCCAGCTCGTCGACAGGAAGATCCTCGAAGAGGTGTTGCATGGACTCCAAGTCCGGTTCGGCTGA
- a CDS encoding ATP/GTP-binding protein: MDSKSGSAESIYVPEAVQRAAKILVVGHFAVGKTTLIGTLSEITPLRTEERMTQAAAQVDDLRGAPDKTTTTVALDFGRLTLSDELVLYLFGTPGQQRFVELWEDMARGSLGALLLVDPARLADTFPVIDLVETYGLEYAVAVNSFDPYSRHAEDELREALDLLPDTPVVFCDARDQKSSAQALITLVRHLLAHAN; the protein is encoded by the coding sequence ATGGACTCCAAGTCCGGTTCGGCTGAGAGCATCTATGTGCCGGAAGCTGTCCAGCGCGCGGCGAAGATCCTCGTCGTCGGGCACTTCGCGGTGGGCAAGACGACGCTGATCGGTACCCTGTCCGAGATCACGCCGCTGCGCACCGAGGAGCGGATGACCCAGGCCGCCGCCCAGGTCGACGATCTGCGCGGGGCGCCCGACAAGACGACGACGACGGTCGCCCTGGACTTCGGGCGGCTCACCCTCAGCGACGAACTGGTGCTCTACCTGTTCGGTACGCCGGGGCAGCAGCGGTTCGTGGAGCTGTGGGAGGACATGGCGCGCGGTTCGCTGGGCGCGCTGCTCCTGGTCGACCCGGCGCGGCTCGCCGACACGTTCCCCGTCATCGACCTCGTCGAGACGTACGGGCTGGAGTACGCGGTCGCCGTCAACAGCTTCGACCCGTACTCCCGGCACGCGGAGGACGAACTGCGCGAGGCGCTCGACCTGCTGCCGGACACCCCGGTCGTCTTCTGCGACGCCCGGGACCAGAAGTCGTCCGCGCAGGCCCTGATCACCCTGGTCCGCCACCTGCTGGCGCACGCGAACTGA
- a CDS encoding cytochrome P450, whose protein sequence is MDPQPGATPYSAPAGCPMHQQQTSLYGPEFAADPHRFYEAARAHGPAAPIELAPGVEATLIVQHEAALRVLQNPALFARDSRRWAALREGAVPMDSPVLPMMIYRPNCLFTDGAEHLRLRKAVTESLARLNSSRLSRDVERIADYLIDQFIERGTADLLNEYAKLLPLLLFNQLFGCPGDIGDRLTRSMSAIFDGEDVLRANAELTECLMELVSIKRRQPGDDITSWLIQHPAGLRDEELKDQLVMLMGAGVEPERNLIANALLLMLDGEQPGAAERRGSGMLVEDALDDVLWNNPPIANYATHYPVRDIELDGVTLKAQTPVLISFAAANSDPGLTDARQTLSKGAHLAWGAGPHVCPAKSPATLIALTAIEKILNTVPDLSLAVPASGVAWRPGPFHRALVALPVRFTPTAARRATAGAQPPAPTSAQLPDPFRNAPSAAPVTPRHAPEPAKKHKGWWSSFLDVFRV, encoded by the coding sequence ATGGATCCGCAGCCGGGAGCCACCCCGTACAGCGCCCCCGCCGGGTGCCCCATGCACCAGCAGCAGACGTCGCTGTACGGACCGGAGTTCGCCGCCGATCCGCACCGCTTCTACGAGGCGGCGCGGGCGCACGGCCCCGCCGCGCCCATCGAGCTGGCCCCCGGGGTGGAAGCCACCCTGATCGTGCAGCACGAGGCGGCGCTGCGGGTGCTCCAGAACCCGGCGCTGTTCGCGCGGGACTCGCGGCGCTGGGCCGCCCTGCGCGAGGGCGCGGTGCCGATGGACAGCCCGGTGCTGCCGATGATGATCTACCGGCCCAACTGCCTGTTCACCGACGGCGCGGAGCACCTGCGGCTGCGCAAGGCGGTCACCGAGTCGCTGGCCCGGCTCAACAGCAGCCGGCTGAGCCGGGACGTCGAGCGGATCGCCGACTACCTGATCGACCAGTTCATCGAGCGCGGCACCGCAGACCTGCTCAACGAGTACGCCAAGCTGCTGCCGCTCCTGCTGTTCAACCAGCTCTTCGGCTGCCCCGGCGACATCGGCGACCGGCTGACCCGCTCGATGTCCGCGATCTTCGACGGCGAGGACGTGCTGCGCGCCAACGCCGAGCTGACCGAGTGCCTGATGGAGCTGGTCTCGATCAAGCGCCGCCAGCCCGGTGACGACATCACCTCCTGGCTCATCCAGCACCCCGCGGGGCTGCGGGACGAGGAGCTGAAGGACCAGTTGGTGATGCTGATGGGCGCGGGCGTGGAGCCGGAGCGCAACCTCATCGCCAACGCGCTGCTGCTGATGCTCGACGGGGAGCAGCCGGGCGCCGCCGAGCGGCGCGGTTCCGGGATGCTCGTCGAGGACGCGCTGGACGACGTCCTGTGGAACAACCCGCCGATCGCGAACTACGCCACGCACTACCCGGTCCGGGACATCGAGCTGGACGGGGTGACGCTGAAGGCCCAGACGCCCGTGCTGATCAGCTTCGCCGCCGCGAACAGCGACCCGGGCCTCACCGACGCCCGCCAGACCCTCAGCAAGGGCGCCCATCTGGCCTGGGGCGCGGGCCCGCACGTGTGCCCGGCCAAGTCGCCCGCGACGCTGATCGCGCTGACCGCGATCGAGAAGATCCTCAACACCGTGCCGGACCTCTCGCTGGCCGTGCCCGCCTCGGGGGTGGCCTGGCGTCCGGGCCCGTTCCACCGGGCGCTGGTCGCCCTGCCCGTACGGTTCACGCCGACGGCCGCGCGGCGTGCGACGGCCGGCGCACAGCCGCCCGCCCCGACCTCGGCCCAGTTGCCCGACCCGTTCCGGAACGCCCCCTCGGCAGCCCCGGTGACACCCCGTCACGCGCCGGAGCCGGCCAAGAAGCACAAGGGCTGGTGGAGTTCGTTCCTCGACGTGTTTCGCGTATGA